The following are encoded together in the Candidatus Zixiibacteriota bacterium genome:
- a CDS encoding MraY family glycosyltransferase: MNWLALLIALGLSLVVAASLMTPAIRLADRHGFVDRPGRHKRHHRPVPNVGGVVLFFSLWPAVATCSFLSPALLAGTKSSLLYVFSGALVVFLVGLADDLKPLSAWSKLAAQTAAGLILYLGGLAINPVTIPFAGSYDIGSMSVIITIIWVVMLTNAINLIDGLDGLAAGVSLIACVTLVTIGTLHYAESAVLFANALIGFLAVFLFFNRFPAKIFLGDCGSLQIGYYFAVVSLLVPIKSYTAAALYLPLLALGVPLMETAISFSRRLVSGRNVMKADRRHLFHYLALAGLSPQMVVGIFYVVSAVFGGFALAMYFLNRLIVFGLLVLFMVVISGLFFIFMARMNRSPRNR, from the coding sequence ATGAATTGGCTGGCGTTGCTGATTGCTCTGGGATTGAGTCTTGTCGTTGCGGCCAGTCTCATGACACCGGCGATACGTCTGGCCGATCGCCACGGGTTTGTCGACCGGCCGGGTCGCCATAAGAGGCATCACCGCCCGGTGCCGAATGTTGGTGGAGTGGTGCTGTTCTTCTCGCTCTGGCCGGCTGTGGCGACTTGTTCGTTCTTGTCGCCCGCCTTGCTCGCCGGGACGAAGTCGTCGCTGCTATACGTCTTCTCCGGAGCGCTGGTTGTCTTTCTGGTTGGCCTGGCCGACGATCTCAAACCGCTTTCAGCCTGGTCCAAGTTGGCCGCCCAGACGGCAGCCGGACTCATCCTGTATCTCGGCGGACTGGCGATCAATCCGGTCACGATTCCCTTTGCCGGCAGCTACGATATCGGGTCCATGTCCGTCATTATCACGATCATTTGGGTGGTCATGCTTACCAATGCAATCAACTTGATCGACGGACTCGATGGTTTGGCGGCCGGGGTCTCGCTGATCGCCTGTGTGACTCTCGTTACGATCGGCACACTGCATTACGCGGAGTCGGCCGTGCTGTTTGCGAACGCGCTGATTGGATTTCTCGCGGTATTTCTGTTTTTCAATCGGTTCCCGGCGAAGATTTTTCTGGGCGACTGCGGTTCGCTTCAAATCGGTTACTACTTCGCCGTGGTTTCGCTTCTCGTCCCTATCAAATCTTACACCGCCGCTGCGCTCTATTTGCCGCTTCTGGCGCTCGGCGTGCCGCTTATGGAGACCGCGATCTCGTTTTCTCGCCGTCTGGTCTCGGGACGCAACGTGATGAAAGCCGACCGTCGCCATCTCTTCCACTACCTTGCGCTGGCGGGGCTCTCGCCCCAAATGGTGGTCGGAATCTTCTACGTCGTATCGGCAGTGTTCGGGGGTTTTGCGCTGGCGATGTATTTCCTTAACCGATTGATAGTATTCGGCTTACTGGTCCTTTTTATGGTTGTAATTTCCGGTCTGTTCTTTATCTTTATGGCCAGGATGAACCGCTCGCCGAGGAATCGGTGA